DNA sequence from the Parascardovia denticolens DSM 10105 = JCM 12538 genome:
AGCCTTATTCCCGCGACCCCCGTCAGGTGGCGCAGAAGGCCGAAGCCTACCTGCGTTCCACCGGCATCGCGGATACCGCCTCCTTCGCCCCGGAAGCCGAGTTCTTCATCTTCGACAAGGTGCGTTTCGAGAACTCCATGCGTCGTTCCTTCTACGAGATCGATTCCGTGGAGGCCCCGTGGAACAGCGGAGAAGAGTACGAAGAGGACGGCGCCCCCAACGTCGGTTTCAAGAACCGCGTCAAGGGCGGCTACTTCCCCGTCCCCCCGATCGATCATTCCCAGGACCTGCGCGACGACATGGTGGCCAACCTGCAGAAGGTAGGCCTCATCCTCGAACGGTCCCACCACGAGGTCGGGGCGGCCGGCCAGCAGGAGATCAACTACCGCTTCAACTCCCTCACCCACGCCGGCGATGACCTGATGAAGTACAAGTACGTGGTCCATGAGACCGCCTTCCAGGCCGGCAAGGCCGCCACCTTCATGCCCAAGCCCTTGGCTGGAGACAACGGCACCGGCATGCACTGCCATCAGTCCCTGTGGAAGGACGGCGTCCCGCTCTTCTACTCCGAGAGCGGTTACGGCGGCCTGTCCGACATCGCCCGTTGGTACATCGGCGGCCTGATCAAGCATTCTTCTTCCGTGCTCGCCTTCACCAACCCCTCCCTCAACTCCTACAAGCGCCTGGTTCCCGGCTACGAGGCCCCGGTCAACCTGGTCTATTCGGCCCGCAACCGTTCCGCCGCCATCCGCATTCCTTTGGCCGGAACCGCTCCTGCCGCCAAGCGCATCGAGTTCCGCGCCCCCGATCCATCCTGCAACCCCTTCCTGGCCTTCTCCGCCCAGCTCATGGCCGGACTGGATGGCATCGTCAACCACATCGAGCCTCCCGCTCCCATCGACAAGGACCTGTATGAGCTTCCTCCCGAGGAGCATGACAAGGTCAAGCAGGTTCCTTCCTCTTTGGAGGAGGCCCTGCGCGCTTTGGAAGAGGATCACGACTTCCTGGGCGAAGGCGACGTCTTCACCGATGATCTGATTCAGACCTGGATCGACATCAAGCGCGAAGAGATCGATATGCAGCGTCTGTCTCCCACTCCTTTGGAGTATGAGCTTTACTTCCATATCTGATCTGATCGAATCCGCCTGATTCAGGACTTCTAGAAATATATTCAAGTCCATTGATACGAAGATGATAATGCGTGGAGGGCGGCGTTGGTTCATAACGCCGCCCTCCACGCATATCCACAAAAGAGACGCCTAAAAGAGTCGACGAGTAGGA
Encoded proteins:
- the glnA gene encoding type I glutamate--ammonia ligase; protein product: MTEIKTKEDVEALIQQENVEYVSVRFTDLIGVQQHFTVPASEFLKDAFTDGMPFDGSSVKGFQAINQSDMKLIPDVQTSYLDPFRKHKTLNMAFSIVDPITDEPYSRDPRQVAQKAEAYLRSTGIADTASFAPEAEFFIFDKVRFENSMRRSFYEIDSVEAPWNSGEEYEEDGAPNVGFKNRVKGGYFPVPPIDHSQDLRDDMVANLQKVGLILERSHHEVGAAGQQEINYRFNSLTHAGDDLMKYKYVVHETAFQAGKAATFMPKPLAGDNGTGMHCHQSLWKDGVPLFYSESGYGGLSDIARWYIGGLIKHSSSVLAFTNPSLNSYKRLVPGYEAPVNLVYSARNRSAAIRIPLAGTAPAAKRIEFRAPDPSCNPFLAFSAQLMAGLDGIVNHIEPPAPIDKDLYELPPEEHDKVKQVPSSLEEALRALEEDHDFLGEGDVFTDDLIQTWIDIKREEIDMQRLSPTPLEYELYFHI